From a region of the Daphnia pulicaria isolate SC F1-1A chromosome 1, SC_F0-13Bv2, whole genome shotgun sequence genome:
- the LOC124312040 gene encoding uncharacterized protein LOC124312040 translates to MGTIKQHILPHLTGNSQTLMQNLRSARLSFPAISMALLQKSLASLDFDDAIRVNSTFYIKMNWSLYEDITTAYIKSGNASGLAKLVNSILPDGEEDEMKSEVIELSGQIIGSILKEICEQTPSRQLEVIEPLLEAFRDQ, encoded by the exons ATGGGAACGATCAAACAGCACATTTTGCCTCACTTGACAGGAAATAGTCAAACTTTAATGCAGAATTTGCGTTCGGCCAGGTTGTCTTTCCCAGCCATTTCAATGGCACTTTTGCAAAAGAGTTTGGCTTCTCTAGATTTTGATGACGCTATTCGCGTCAATTCAACTTTCTA cATCAAAATGAACTGGAGTTTGTACGAAGACATCACCACCGCCTATATCAAATCTGGAAATGCTTCAGGCCTTGCCAAACTGGTAAATTCTATACTGCCAGATggggaagaagatgaaatgaaaagcGAAGTGATTGAATTATCCGGTCAAATAATTGGGTCAATTTTAAAAGAGATTTGCGAACAAACACC ttcCCGACAGCTGGAAGTAATTGAGCCTCTTTTAGAAGCTTTTCGTGATCAGTGA